In Nymphaea colorata isolate Beijing-Zhang1983 chromosome 3, ASM883128v2, whole genome shotgun sequence, a genomic segment contains:
- the LOC116251133 gene encoding formin-like protein 6, with translation MEPPFKFFFLLVLTVSIALSAFSTVGMENAGDNPSRRILHQPLFPMDPPAPPAQPFPTTPVTPSQDSPFFPTTPPGPPSNPTQTPSISVPSNVSEQGRVQSRSVKPAGKIFIAASVSIVAVIFVLALACFFYYRRAQNSAESEKLVGRQDAVRHETPSEPVRDPPPETSAASHFLYIGTVEPSRGKSGEMKSSPYHRLRESQTRLDLHQPSPELQPLPPLAGPHHRSSPSTTLLRLHQSSPDLQPLPPLSGPQQQSPQANKLSERQGDRSPPSTMSSDEGESYHTAKNSAGNYLSPHRRSLQQNFSHYATTNTSSTTRSSTSTNSSTNSSTSSEGGMEHTYAVSCRASAARRSPAESPNSQARLITAESPPLQPMSVPLQSASSDARAPSPPRRKPNHSSSSSAVASLPFPPPTQRVAQKFQQPKAAAAVAAPPPPPPPPPPPPPPPTSRPSPLLRPPPPSSVPMQLKHPILNKNMLPKPCPPPMAAGVQDTAKPPGSKKSQDGVTKPVSTAPDVNASTESMDSSANNFTEAENDTLRPRLKPLHWDKVRASSDRAMVWDRLKSSSFKLDENMIEALFVCNPANVAPQEAVKKPITPAVPQENRVLDSKKSQNIAILLRALNVTREEVCEALLEGNPEGLGSELLETIVKMAPTKEEELKLKEYSGDTSKLGPAERFLKAILDIPFAFKRIDALLYRINFEAEVKYLRKSFETLEAACEELRSSRLFLRLLEAVLKAGNRMNVGTNRGDAEAFKLDTLLKLVDIKGTDGKTTLLHFVVQEIIRSGGQGICSDKEEQHPDFKCESETKSMHPKTIEDNFRRQGLQVVSGLANELCNVKKAAGMDSDVLSSYVSKLAQGLGKINLVLQLEDAQRSKGSDNGKFSKSMKQFLSTAEAEILRVKAEESVALSLVKEITEYFHGDAAKEEAHPFRIFMVVRDFLSILDHVCKEVGRMQERTIMGSTRSFRISVNTSLPSFPRYQRRQGSSDDESLSP, from the exons tccttctggTGCTGACCGTCAGCATTGCTCTTTCTGCTTTCTCTACCGTCGGCATGGAGAATGCCGGAGACAACCCGTCCAGAAGGATCCTCCACCAACCACTATTCCCCATGGACCCCCCTGCTCCTCCTGCACAGCCATTCCCTACGACTCCCGTCACCCCGTCTCAGGATTCACCATTCTTCCCCACGACGCCCCCCGGGCCACCATCAAACCCGACTCAGACACCCTCCATCTCAGTCCCTTCAAACGTCTCTGAACAGGGCAGGGTGCAAAGCCGATCAGTAAAGCCTGCTGGGAAGATCTTCATAGCGGCATCAGTCTCGATTGTTGCTGTGATTTTCGTCCTTGCGTTGGCTTGCTTCTTCTACTATCGCAGAGCGCAGAATTCCGCTGAATCGGAGAAATTAGTCGGACGACAGGACGCGGTCAGGCACGAAACACCCAGCGAGCCCGTCCGGGATCCGCCACCGGAAACGTCAGCTGCATCACACTTTCTGTACATTGGGACGGTTGAGCCTTCTCGGGGTAAAAGTGGGGAGATGAAGAGCTCCCCATACCATAGGTTGAGAGAGAGCCAGACCAGGCTAGACTTGCATCAGCCGAGCCCGGAGCTCCAGCCACTTCCTCCGCTCGCAGGACCGCACCACCGGAGTAGTCCTTCTACAACGCTGCTGCGACTGCACCAGTCGAGCCCGGACCTTCAGCCACTGCCTCCGCTCTCAGGACCGCAGCAGCAGAGTCCACAGGCGAATAAATTGTCGGAAAGGCAAGGTGACCGAAGTCCTCCGTCCACGATGTCATCGGATGAGGGAGAGTCCTATCACACCGCCAAGAACTCGGCCGGCAATTATCTTAGCCCCCACAGGCGGTCTCTGCAGCAGAATTTTAGTCATTATGCCACCACCAATACCAGCAGCACCACCAGGAGCAGCACAAGCACAAATAGCAGCACTAACAGCAGCACCAGCAGTGAGGGAGGCATGGAGCATACTTACGCCGTCTCCTGTAGAGCTTCAGCAGCACGGCGCAGCCCTGCCGAAAGCCCGAATAGTCAGGCCAGGTTAATAACTGCAGAATCACCACCATTGCAGCCAATGAGTGTTCCACTGCAGTCAGCATCTTCTGATGCTAGGGCGCCATCTCCACCCAGGAGGAAACCCAATCATTCATCATCCTCTTCTGCAGTAGCAAGTCTTCCGTTTCCTCCTCCAACGCAAAGAGTAGCTCAAAAATTTCAACAACCAAAAGCTgcagcagcagtagcagcaccgcctcctcctcctccaccaccaccaccccctCCACCTCCCCCAACATCACGGCCGTCACCACTCCTgcggccaccaccaccatcatcagtACCTATGCAGCTAAAGCACCCAATATTAAACAAGAATATGCTGCCCAAGCCTTGTCCTCCACCCATGGCCGCTGGTGTACAGGATACAGCAAAACCTCCGGGAAGCAAAAAATCACAGGATGGCGTTACTAAGCCTGTAAGCACAGCGCCTGATGTAAATGCCAGCACGGAATCTATGGATTCATCAGCAAATAATTTCACTGAAGCAGAAAATGACACCCTCAGACCCAGATTGAAGCCTCTGCACTGGGACAAAGTTCGAGCCAGTTCAGACCGTGCCATGGTCTGGGACAGACTGAAATCAAGCTCTTTCAA ACTGGATGAGAACATGATTGAGGCTTTGTTTGTCTGCAACCCTGCAAATGTTGCTCCACAGGAAGCTGTCAAAAAACCTATCACTCCTGCTGTTCCTCAGGAGAACAGGGTGCTTGATTCCAAAAAATCCCAAAACATAGCTATCCTTCTCAGAGCACTGAATGTGACAAGAGAAGAGGTGTGCGAAGCACTTTTGGAAG GGAATCCTGAAGGCTTAGGTTCAGAACTTTTGGAGACTATAGTGAAGATGGCACCAACCAAAGAAGAAGAGCTTAAACTCAAGGAATACAGTGGAGACACGTCAAAACTTGGGCCTGCAGAAAGGTTCCTGAAGGCCATACTAGATATTCCCTTTGCTTTCAAAAGGATTGATGCACTGCTATATAGAATCAATTTTGAAGCAGAAGTAAAATATCTCAGAAAGTCTTTTGAAACTTTGGAG GCAGCCTGTGAAGAACTGAGAAGCAGCCGGCTATTCCTCAGATTGCTTGAAGCTGTACTCAAGGCTGGAAATAGGATGAATGTTGGGACAAACCGAGGTGATGCTGAAGCGTTTAAGCTTGATACACTTCTGAAGCTAGTAGATATCAAAGGAACAGATGGGAAAACAACACTCCTCCACTTTGTCGTTCAAGAAATTATCAGGTCTGGAGGTCAAGGAATTTGCAGTGACAAGGAAGAGCAGCACCCTGACTTCAAATGTGAAAGTGAAACAAAAAGTATGCACCCTAAGACCATAGAGGACAATTTCAGGAGACAAGGTTTGCAGGTTGTCTCTGGACTAGCCAATGAACTTTGCAATGTGAAGAAGGCAGCAGGAATGGATTCAGATGTCCTAAGCAGCTACGTCTCCAAGCTCGCACAAGGGCTGGGAAAAATAAATTTGGTCTTGCAGCTGGAAGATGCACAGAGAAGCAAAGGAAGTGACAATGGGAAATTCTCCAAATCAATGAAGCAGTTCCTTAGTACAGCTGAAGCAGAAATACTTCGGGTGAAGGCTGAGGAAAGTGTGGCACTATCCTTAGTTAAAGAGATAACAGAGTACTTCCACGGTGATGCAGCAAAGGAGGAAGCCCATCCTTTCAGAATATTTATGGTTGTGAGGGATTTCCTGTCAATCTTGGATCATGTTTGCAAAGAAGTAGGGAGGATGCAGGAAAGAACAATAATGGGTTCAACTCGATCATTTCGGATATCTGTGAATACTTCCTTACCATCTTTCCCAAGATATCAAAGACGGCAGGGAAGTTCAGACGATGAAAGTTTGTCGCCATAG
- the LOC116249746 gene encoding cyclin-D5-2-like isoform X1: protein MGDSDAVSLSILLCGESESCLNDCDGDDEFVAFLLRGVDFSETEDEFIGFMVEKEGTFLKSQDCVVINDENWMKCARLEAIRWIKKRKDYFDFGSETAYLSVTYMDRFLSRRTMDKAHGWAMQLLSIACLSLAAKMEECRIPPLPEFQGVDYGFSSDIIQRMELLVLNTLEWRLYSVTPFCYLNYFITKFGIKSKRDTSMCRAIDLILGIVEVMNTTEHRPSTIAAAAVLASSGQKFSRKAMDLKMGSVSACFTETEGVFSCYNIMQGLEIGSWRTPTFAISPDLSSIYPSPCAKRRRLLSGDYSHGSCVSDEKRPD from the exons ATGGGGGACTCGGATGCTGTTTCACTGTCCATCCTCCTCTGTGGGGAGAGTGAATCGTGCTTGAATGATTGCGATGGCGACGACGAGTTTGTTGCCTTCTTGTTGAGAGGTGTAGATTTTTCTGAGACGGAGGATGAGTTCATAGGTTTCATGGTCGAGAAAGAGGGAACTTTTCTTAAATCGCAGGACTGCGTGGTGATTAATGATGAAAACTGGATGAAATGTGCGAGGTTGGAGGCCATTAGATGGATTAAAAAA AGAAAGGactattttgattttgggtCGGAAACAGCGTATCTCTCTGTGACATATATGGACAGATTTCTCTCCAGAAGAACAATGGAT AAGGCGCATGGCTGGGCAATGCAATTGCTGTCTATTGCTTGTTTGTCACTGGCTGCCAAAATGGAAGAATGCAGGATCCCGCCACTGCCTGAATTCCAAGGAGTGGATTACGGATTTAGCAGTGATATCATTCAGAGAATGGAACTCTTGGTTTTGAATACATTGGAGTGGAGGCTGTATTCGGTTACCCCATTTTGTTATCTCAATTATTTTATCACAAAGTTTGGCATTAAATCAAAACGCGACACCTCCATGTGCAGAGCCATAGACTTGATTTTGGGCATTGTAGAAG TAATGAACACGACTGAACATAGACCGTCTACTATCGCTGCTGCTGCGGTCTTAGCTTCATCAGGTCAAAAATTTAGTAGAAAAGCAATGGATCTAAAAATGGGGTCAGTCTCGGCTTGCTTCACAGAGACA GAGGGTGTATTTTCCTGCTATAATATCATGCAAGGGCTTGAAATTGGCTCATGGAGAACTCCCACGTTTGCAATTTCTCCAGACTTGTCATCGATCTATCCTAGCCCATGCGCAAAAAGGAGAAGGCTGTTGTCAGGTGATTATAGCCATGGATCCTGCGTCTCGGATGAGAAGAGACCTGACTAA
- the LOC116249746 gene encoding cyclin-D5-2-like isoform X2 translates to MGDSDAVSLSILLCGESESCLNDCDGDDEFVAFLLRGVDFSETEDEFIGFMVEKEGTFLKSQDCVVINDENWMKCARLEAIRWIKKRKDYFDFGSETAYLSVTYMDRFLSRRTMDAHGWAMQLLSIACLSLAAKMEECRIPPLPEFQGVDYGFSSDIIQRMELLVLNTLEWRLYSVTPFCYLNYFITKFGIKSKRDTSMCRAIDLILGIVEVMNTTEHRPSTIAAAAVLASSGQKFSRKAMDLKMGSVSACFTETEGVFSCYNIMQGLEIGSWRTPTFAISPDLSSIYPSPCAKRRRLLSGDYSHGSCVSDEKRPD, encoded by the exons ATGGGGGACTCGGATGCTGTTTCACTGTCCATCCTCCTCTGTGGGGAGAGTGAATCGTGCTTGAATGATTGCGATGGCGACGACGAGTTTGTTGCCTTCTTGTTGAGAGGTGTAGATTTTTCTGAGACGGAGGATGAGTTCATAGGTTTCATGGTCGAGAAAGAGGGAACTTTTCTTAAATCGCAGGACTGCGTGGTGATTAATGATGAAAACTGGATGAAATGTGCGAGGTTGGAGGCCATTAGATGGATTAAAAAA AGAAAGGactattttgattttgggtCGGAAACAGCGTATCTCTCTGTGACATATATGGACAGATTTCTCTCCAGAAGAACAATGGAT GCGCATGGCTGGGCAATGCAATTGCTGTCTATTGCTTGTTTGTCACTGGCTGCCAAAATGGAAGAATGCAGGATCCCGCCACTGCCTGAATTCCAAGGAGTGGATTACGGATTTAGCAGTGATATCATTCAGAGAATGGAACTCTTGGTTTTGAATACATTGGAGTGGAGGCTGTATTCGGTTACCCCATTTTGTTATCTCAATTATTTTATCACAAAGTTTGGCATTAAATCAAAACGCGACACCTCCATGTGCAGAGCCATAGACTTGATTTTGGGCATTGTAGAAG TAATGAACACGACTGAACATAGACCGTCTACTATCGCTGCTGCTGCGGTCTTAGCTTCATCAGGTCAAAAATTTAGTAGAAAAGCAATGGATCTAAAAATGGGGTCAGTCTCGGCTTGCTTCACAGAGACA GAGGGTGTATTTTCCTGCTATAATATCATGCAAGGGCTTGAAATTGGCTCATGGAGAACTCCCACGTTTGCAATTTCTCCAGACTTGTCATCGATCTATCCTAGCCCATGCGCAAAAAGGAGAAGGCTGTTGTCAGGTGATTATAGCCATGGATCCTGCGTCTCGGATGAGAAGAGACCTGACTAA